A portion of the Achromobacter sp. MFA1 R4 genome contains these proteins:
- a CDS encoding PAS domain-containing protein, with product MPEILPEPYSEAPELPRQPAPRPDVPTPAAHAGEEGARAAAPAVPAPPSPPAHEFSLYGEADEVAGVLSRVGVPCLLVAGSGDIVAASSVLPLAHANLVGHRLSEICGLTRPLRMGDGAVDVVYRGDDGARVPAQLIPLCTLNSGELIVLVNDGAPFRQAESRRFERTPYAVFRLDMQGVIRFANPEAARTLGLPRDALCGSRLAAHFRPADVGPVQRAILRCVHDTDGDAMVSVTIAIPVPDDADRQFELVMTPDPAPNGELLGVIAVIQSRTLESARDEIRRIALDPAIDGWRLKLDRILEQIRRLVPFEHAVFGIYGNDVSLFRAIAVRPEGVELWPARWMDLPPTIRAFLDSGRTWVEEVGAFVKANMPEPGNEIVRCYQDLGIQSSVTLPVTRPGGYSSALSLCSRAPGAYDARHLEILRALDLEPVLMRFEKERDDERAEFADSLRRKVMTAASLRQAADDIIAQLAQHFSWDHVALFRVNRQENRFEVVTQHSLAPGYALPAGFQQPTGQGMLGATLSLGCLLAVDDIGNPAYAQHGYTGPKRPLRSAMTVPVHLNGRIRWLLDVESSVSHAFKGPDIDDLLQIIASLEEGLAQHLLSQTKQSLMAETEQAVVFVGREGGVIEMNRVATDMLGAEVRRTRDGAEAPSITDYAIAGDEATLGVLTSAFTVKRERIELLDAGGQPRSVLATRTDLDPSLDMSIWFFTDIADLDWARDLRYLRETVAEVARQTRTSLSLACSLTSQTVLLHDDARQGTPPEVVAAQAQDLSQRIVAEIGKADITFERLAGASESRRRARAAHGDVELGARLRDVIAALPARDQRRIALSNHTASRDGPTVSGDAQALSAAFRSMIDYLLRCRNADDARVTIDLDAGPDGCTLRFGLSEEQVWDMDPPVHAVPDDALLSAERAAHDGASIAIAQIQDTMIDHGGALVTDPPLPDAPLLPPQAYESVTPPWRAFTLILPLRAG from the coding sequence ATGCCAGAGATACTGCCAGAACCCTACAGCGAGGCGCCGGAGCTGCCCAGGCAGCCGGCCCCGCGGCCCGACGTGCCGACGCCGGCGGCCCATGCCGGCGAGGAGGGCGCGCGCGCCGCCGCGCCCGCCGTCCCCGCGCCGCCATCGCCCCCCGCGCACGAGTTCTCTCTCTACGGCGAGGCCGACGAGGTCGCGGGGGTCCTGTCGCGGGTCGGCGTGCCCTGCCTGCTGGTGGCGGGGTCCGGCGACATCGTGGCCGCCAGCAGCGTCCTGCCACTGGCGCACGCCAACCTTGTGGGCCACCGCCTGAGCGAGATCTGCGGCCTCACCCGGCCCTTGCGCATGGGCGACGGCGCGGTCGACGTGGTGTACCGCGGCGACGACGGCGCCCGCGTGCCCGCGCAGCTGATCCCGCTGTGCACGCTGAACAGCGGCGAGCTCATCGTGCTGGTCAACGACGGCGCACCCTTTCGCCAGGCCGAGTCCCGCCGGTTCGAGCGTACGCCCTACGCGGTATTCCGGCTGGACATGCAGGGCGTCATCCGCTTCGCCAATCCCGAAGCGGCCCGCACGCTGGGCCTGCCGCGCGACGCCCTGTGCGGCAGCCGGCTCGCCGCGCATTTCCGCCCCGCCGACGTCGGGCCGGTGCAGCGCGCCATCCTGCGCTGCGTGCACGACACGGACGGCGACGCCATGGTGTCGGTCACCATCGCCATCCCCGTGCCGGACGACGCGGACCGCCAGTTCGAGCTGGTCATGACGCCCGACCCCGCGCCCAACGGCGAGCTACTGGGCGTGATCGCCGTCATCCAGTCGCGCACGCTGGAATCGGCCCGCGACGAGATCCGCCGCATCGCGCTCGACCCCGCGATCGACGGCTGGCGGCTCAAGCTGGACCGCATCCTGGAGCAGATCCGGCGCCTGGTGCCGTTCGAACACGCGGTCTTCGGCATCTATGGCAACGATGTGTCGCTGTTCCGCGCGATCGCGGTGCGGCCAGAGGGCGTAGAGCTGTGGCCCGCGCGCTGGATGGATCTGCCGCCGACGATACGCGCCTTCCTGGACTCGGGCCGCACCTGGGTCGAGGAGGTCGGCGCGTTCGTGAAGGCGAACATGCCCGAACCGGGCAACGAGATCGTGCGCTGTTATCAGGACCTGGGCATACAGTCCTCCGTCACGCTGCCGGTCACGCGGCCCGGGGGCTATAGCTCGGCGCTGAGCCTGTGCTCGCGCGCCCCCGGCGCCTACGATGCCCGCCATCTGGAGATCCTGCGCGCCCTGGACCTGGAACCTGTGCTGATGCGCTTCGAAAAGGAGCGCGACGACGAGCGGGCCGAATTCGCGGATTCGCTGCGGCGCAAGGTGATGACCGCCGCGTCGCTGCGCCAGGCCGCCGACGACATCATTGCGCAGCTGGCGCAGCATTTCTCGTGGGATCACGTGGCGCTGTTCCGCGTGAACCGGCAGGAGAACCGCTTCGAAGTGGTCACGCAGCACAGCCTGGCGCCCGGCTACGCGCTGCCGGCCGGTTTCCAGCAGCCGACGGGCCAGGGCATGCTGGGCGCCACGCTGTCGCTGGGCTGCCTGCTGGCGGTGGATGACATCGGCAATCCCGCCTACGCGCAGCACGGCTACACGGGCCCCAAGCGGCCGCTGCGCTCGGCCATGACCGTTCCCGTCCACCTGAACGGCCGGATACGCTGGCTGCTGGACGTGGAATCCTCGGTGTCCCATGCCTTCAAGGGCCCCGACATCGACGACCTGCTCCAGATCATCGCCTCGCTGGAGGAAGGCCTGGCCCAGCACCTGCTCAGCCAGACCAAGCAGAGCCTGATGGCGGAAACCGAGCAGGCCGTCGTGTTCGTGGGACGCGAGGGCGGCGTCATCGAAATGAACCGCGTGGCCACCGACATGCTGGGCGCGGAGGTCCGGCGCACGCGCGATGGCGCCGAGGCGCCGTCAATCACGGACTACGCCATCGCGGGCGACGAGGCCACGCTGGGCGTCCTGACGTCGGCGTTCACGGTCAAGCGCGAGCGCATCGAACTGCTCGACGCCGGCGGACAGCCGCGGTCCGTGCTGGCCACCCGCACCGACCTGGACCCGAGCCTGGACATGTCGATCTGGTTCTTCACCGACATCGCGGACCTGGATTGGGCGCGCGACCTGCGCTATCTGCGCGAAACCGTGGCCGAGGTGGCGCGGCAGACGCGCACCTCGCTGTCGCTGGCGTGCAGCCTGACGTCGCAGACCGTGCTGCTGCATGACGACGCGCGCCAGGGCACGCCCCCGGAAGTCGTCGCGGCCCAGGCGCAGGACCTGAGCCAGCGCATCGTCGCCGAGATCGGCAAGGCCGACATCACCTTCGAGCGCCTGGCCGGCGCCAGCGAGTCGCGGCGGCGCGCCCGCGCGGCGCATGGCGACGTCGAACTGGGCGCGCGCCTTCGTGACGTGATCGCTGCCTTGCCCGCGCGCGACCAGCGCCGCATCGCGTTGTCCAACCATACGGCCTCGCGCGACGGCCCCACGGTGTCCGGCGACGCGCAGGCGCTGAGCGCGGCATTCCGGTCGATGATCGATTACCTCCTGCGCTGCCGCAACGCCGACGATGCGCGCGTGACCATCGACCTGGACGCCGGCCCGGACGGCTGCACCCTGCGCTTCGGCCTGAGCGAGGAACAGGTGTGGGACATGGACCCGCCGGTCCACGCGGTGCCCGACGACGCCCTGCTGAGCGCCGAGCGCGCCGCGCACGACGGCGCCAGCATCGCCATCGCCCAGATCCAGGACACGATGATCGATCACGGCGGCGCGCTCGTCACCGACCCGCCGCTCCCGGATGCGCCGCTGTTGCCGCCGCAGGCCTACGAGTCCGTCACGCCGCCGTGGCGCGCGTTCACGCTGATCCTGCCGCTGCGCGCCGGCTAG